The Deltaproteobacteria bacterium CG11_big_fil_rev_8_21_14_0_20_49_13 genome includes a window with the following:
- a CDS encoding succinate dehydrogenase gives MQEGHHNYFCLRRIHSLLGIFPIGVFLLEHFFSNSFAFQSPERFNTLVETFQGLWATPFLEIGLIGLPILFHAVLGLVIVYTGSNNFVAYSYYRNWMYFFQRATGLMALVFIFLHVYAARIVPLLAGKHVTFDDMHNILQPGWAKWFYSIGILCAVFHLTNGICTTFMTWGITVSQRSQKIAAVLSWFLFLGMSAWGLMILRTFS, from the coding sequence ATGCAAGAGGGGCACCATAACTATTTTTGCTTAAGGCGCATTCATTCTCTCTTGGGTATCTTTCCGATAGGCGTCTTTCTTCTGGAACACTTCTTTTCGAATTCGTTCGCATTTCAAAGCCCGGAACGTTTTAACACCTTGGTCGAGACCTTTCAGGGTCTGTGGGCGACTCCTTTTCTGGAGATAGGGCTTATTGGACTCCCGATACTCTTCCACGCGGTTCTGGGGCTCGTCATTGTCTATACCGGTTCTAATAATTTTGTGGCATACAGCTACTACCGCAACTGGATGTATTTCTTTCAGCGGGCGACCGGTCTCATGGCGCTTGTGTTCATCTTCCTTCATGTCTATGCCGCGCGCATTGTGCCTCTTCTTGCCGGCAAACATGTGACCTTTGACGACATGCACAATATATTGCAGCCGGGATGGGCCAAATGGTTCTATTCGATAGGAATACTTTGTGCTGTGTTTCATCTGACAAACGGTATTTGTACCACCTTCATGACGTGGGGAATAACGGTCTCGCAGCGCTCTCAAAAGATAGCGGCTGTGCTTAGCTGGTTCCTGTTTCTCGGGATGAGCGCATGGGGGTTGATGATCCTGAGAACCTTTAGTTAA